The genomic window GCGGGCGGCGCGGACGGACCCGATCGACGCGCTCAGATACGAGTGACTCGAGCGCCGACGCCACCGACGTGGACCGCCCCGCCTATGACTCCCGATCGGGTTCGCGACCGCGCTCTCGGTCCCGGTCGCGGTCCGGATAACGGTCGCCCTCGAGACCGCCCGACGTGGTTCGATCCCGATCCCGACCCCGACCCTGATCCCGCTCGCGACCGCTGACACCCGTCGTCTCGGTCGGACGTGACGGCCGCCTCGATTCCGTATCGAGCCGGATCGTCTCCCGCGTGCGCCGTCGCTGGTCGGGATACTCGCGTGCGAGGTACGCGCCGAGATAGCCGCCCAAGAGCGCCGGGCCGACGGTATAGAAGAGGAGGAACAGCATGCCGCCGACGAGCAGGACCCAGAGGAACGCGACGCCCTCGAACGGCACACCGAAGCCGAGTCCCAACCCGAGGAACCCGAACACGAGCACCGCGCCACCCGCGATCGGAAGGAACGTGATCGCTCCGGCCAGCGTTCCGGCGATCGCCCCCGCTCGGCCGTCCGGCCCCTCGAGGAAGCCGGCGATCGCCCCGGCGAGCACGGTCGAGAAGGGGATGAACGAGAGGACGACGCCGACAACGGCTCCGATGATCGCGTTGATGAGCGTTCGACTGCTGGCCATACTGAACGAACGGTGGGGAGCGTGAAAATAGAGGGGGATTACGGGATCGCTATCCGACATCGAGAACCCAACGTCGTGTCGCCGACTACGGGTTCCGTCGGAGTGCCCCGGCGAGATCGAACCGGAACGACAGGACGGTACAGATCAGCAGAACGACGATCGCACCGAGATAGGCCTCCAACCCGAGGGTCTCGAGCATCCAGTCGGGGTCGAGAAAGCCGGATGCGATCACGACCATACAGAGAACTGCGATCCCCGTAAC from Natrinema versiforme includes these protein-coding regions:
- a CDS encoding DUF5518 domain-containing protein; the encoded protein is MASSRTLINAIIGAVVGVVLSFIPFSTVLAGAIAGFLEGPDGRAGAIAGTLAGAITFLPIAGGAVLVFGFLGLGLGFGVPFEGVAFLWVLLVGGMLFLLFYTVGPALLGGYLGAYLAREYPDQRRRTRETIRLDTESRRPSRPTETTGVSGRERDQGRGRDRDRTTSGGLEGDRYPDRDRDRERGREPDRES